The following proteins are co-located in the Candidatus Dormiibacterota bacterium genome:
- a CDS encoding coenzyme F420-0:L-glutamate ligase: protein MIRPLAVTRPELPAGIVAIPVRTALVRPGDDLTAIVAQAVRGIARAGDVLTVSETAVAIAQGELVAAEHVRPSRIAYALSRRAGALATVNQPESLQLVIDRVGTRKVLYAAAMHVIGRLRGRRGVFYEIMGEAITAIDGYTGTLPPYERAIVLAPREPDRVCEEIARRTGIACAVVDANDLEKAKVLGASAGVERGIVERALLGNPHGNGDEQTPIAVLKWRGAGANPLLVAAS, encoded by the coding sequence GTGATACGACCGCTCGCCGTTACGCGGCCCGAGCTTCCGGCCGGAATCGTCGCGATTCCGGTCCGAACCGCGCTCGTCCGGCCCGGCGACGATTTGACGGCCATCGTCGCGCAGGCCGTGCGCGGCATTGCGCGCGCCGGCGACGTCCTGACGGTCTCGGAGACGGCGGTCGCCATCGCGCAAGGAGAGCTCGTTGCGGCCGAGCACGTGCGCCCGTCGCGCATCGCCTACGCGCTCTCGCGTCGCGCGGGCGCGTTGGCAACCGTGAATCAGCCGGAGTCGCTGCAGCTGGTCATCGATCGCGTCGGCACGCGCAAGGTACTCTACGCGGCGGCGATGCACGTCATCGGGCGCCTGCGCGGCAGGCGCGGCGTCTTCTACGAGATCATGGGCGAGGCGATCACCGCAATCGACGGCTATACCGGAACGCTTCCGCCGTACGAGCGCGCGATCGTGCTCGCGCCGCGCGAGCCGGATCGCGTCTGCGAGGAGATCGCGCGACGTACCGGCATCGCCTGCGCCGTTGTCGATGCGAACGACTTAGAGAAGGCGAAGGTGCTCGGCGCGAGCGCAGGGGTCGAGCGCGGGATCGTGGAGCGCGCGCTGCTCGGTAATCCGCACGGGAACGGTGACGAGCAGACGCCGATCGCTGTGCTCAAATGGCGTGGCGCGGGTGCCAACCCGTTGCTCGTGGCGGCATCATGA
- the mraY gene encoding phospho-N-acetylmuramoyl-pentapeptide-transferase, whose amino-acid sequence MNAAAFSELAWECVAGFLAALVVGWLLLRLLPRFSLRQTAYEDAPESHRDKTGTPTMGGLAILAAIAVSALFAHDTFARALLMLVFACALVGFVDDLIGIRSGSNAGLRARTKFLATALVAAIFMRMVPANDTLFHAGSALLVVPYWLWFVLGILAITGCVHAVNLTDGLDGLAAGAIAPPLYVFWALAIVGGAGPRDWPVVLGFAIGGALGFLVYNRHPARMFMGDTGSLALGALLAGAAILDGEMLLLAIVGGLFVAEALSVMLQVAYFKISGGRRIFLMSPLHHHFELAGWPERTVTLSFWLASTVCSVVGWVIGSL is encoded by the coding sequence ATGAACGCGGCTGCGTTCTCCGAGCTTGCCTGGGAGTGCGTGGCCGGCTTCTTGGCTGCGCTCGTCGTCGGCTGGCTGCTCTTACGGCTGCTGCCGAGATTCTCGTTGCGACAGACCGCCTATGAAGATGCGCCGGAGAGCCATCGCGACAAGACGGGGACGCCGACGATGGGAGGCTTGGCGATTCTCGCGGCGATCGCGGTCTCGGCGCTTTTTGCTCACGACACGTTCGCTCGGGCGCTCCTCATGCTCGTCTTCGCCTGCGCGCTGGTCGGCTTCGTCGACGATCTCATCGGCATTCGCAGCGGGTCGAACGCAGGACTTCGAGCGCGAACGAAGTTCCTCGCGACCGCACTCGTCGCGGCGATCTTCATGCGCATGGTGCCTGCGAACGATACCCTCTTCCACGCCGGCTCCGCCCTGCTCGTCGTGCCGTACTGGCTCTGGTTCGTTCTAGGCATTCTCGCAATCACGGGCTGCGTGCACGCGGTGAATCTCACCGACGGCCTCGACGGACTCGCAGCGGGCGCAATCGCGCCGCCGCTCTACGTCTTCTGGGCGCTTGCGATCGTCGGGGGAGCGGGTCCACGCGACTGGCCCGTCGTTCTTGGTTTTGCAATCGGCGGCGCCCTCGGCTTTCTCGTCTACAATCGCCATCCGGCGCGCATGTTCATGGGTGACACGGGCTCGCTTGCGCTCGGTGCGCTGCTCGCCGGCGCGGCGATACTGGACGGCGAGATGCTCTTGCTCGCGATCGTCGGCGGACTCTTCGTTGCGGAAGCGCTCTCCGTGATGCTGCAAGTCGCATACTTCAAGATCAGCGGCGGGCGTCGCATCTTTCTCATGAGCCCGCTGCACCATCACTTCGAGCTTGCGGGATGGCCCGAGCGTACCGTAACGCTCTCCTTCTGGCTCGCCTCAACCGTCTGTTCCGTGGTAGGATGGGTTATCGGAAGCCTGTGA